The following coding sequences are from one Pantoea alfalfae window:
- a CDS encoding amidohydrolase, giving the protein MTLPLTEQLVQWRRELHQHPELSNHEFATTERIAGWLEQAGIRLLPLELKTGVVVEIGHGESLIALRADIDALPIDEITDRPWRSQAPGVMHACGHDLHSAVMLGVALQLKQQEASLPGRVRILFQPAEETFDGARQLIDAGALEGVQAIFGLHNAPDLPLGTLRSRAGAFYANVDRFVIRVEGKGAHAARPQEGIDSIVIASHIVTALQTLPSRVFSSLETVVLSVTRFTAGNTWNVLPQSVELEGTVRTHNGEIRAQIPHRIRSLIQGIAAGFGATAELAWTEGPPALINTPGWVDLALEIAQQSGYLAEHAESPQMGGEDFAFYLQQVPGAFVSIGSASEFGLHHAAFDPDEALIGPAVEYFTQLVPRALQIVAAQ; this is encoded by the coding sequence ATGACATTGCCTTTAACTGAACAACTGGTGCAGTGGCGTCGCGAACTGCATCAGCATCCGGAACTTTCAAACCATGAATTTGCCACAACTGAGCGTATTGCCGGCTGGCTTGAACAGGCGGGTATCCGGCTGTTGCCGCTGGAACTGAAAACTGGCGTGGTGGTAGAAATTGGTCACGGTGAATCACTGATTGCCCTGCGCGCGGATATTGATGCGTTGCCGATTGATGAAATCACCGATCGCCCGTGGCGATCTCAGGCGCCGGGCGTCATGCACGCCTGCGGTCACGACCTTCACAGCGCGGTGATGCTGGGCGTTGCCCTGCAGCTTAAACAGCAGGAAGCCTCGCTGCCAGGCCGTGTACGGATTCTGTTTCAGCCCGCCGAAGAGACGTTTGATGGCGCACGTCAGCTGATTGATGCCGGTGCGCTGGAAGGCGTACAGGCAATATTTGGCCTGCACAATGCGCCCGACCTGCCGCTCGGTACACTGCGTAGTCGGGCGGGCGCGTTTTATGCCAACGTCGATCGCTTTGTGATCCGCGTTGAAGGTAAAGGCGCGCATGCGGCACGACCGCAGGAGGGCATCGATTCGATTGTGATTGCCAGCCATATTGTGACCGCTTTACAGACGCTGCCGAGCCGGGTTTTCAGCTCGCTGGAGACGGTGGTGCTGAGCGTGACGCGCTTTACCGCCGGAAATACCTGGAACGTGTTGCCGCAAAGCGTTGAGCTGGAAGGCACCGTGCGCACCCACAATGGTGAGATCCGGGCGCAGATCCCACACCGCATCCGCTCGCTGATTCAGGGCATCGCCGCCGGATTTGGCGCGACCGCGGAGCTGGCGTGGACCGAGGGGCCACCTGCCCTGATTAACACCCCAGGCTGGGTGGATTTGGCACTGGAAATCGCACAGCAGAGCGGTTATCTCGCGGAGCATGCTGAGTCACCGCAGATGGGCGGAGAAGATTTTGCCTTCTATCTGCAACAGGTGCCGGGCGCTTTTGTCAGTATCGGCAGCGCCAGCGAATTTGGCCTGCATCACGCCGCCTTCGATCCGGATGAAGCACTGATCGGCCCGGCAGTAGAATACTTCACGCAGCTGGTCCCGCGCGCGTTGCAGATTGTGGCGGCGCAATGA
- a CDS encoding type II toxin-antitoxin system HigB family toxin — MHVISCVPFDEAARKHPNAAAALDLLYRHLRQGDFSGPDDLRALYASLDRMKYRAKWWVIDVSGNHLRVIFFADFERSKIFIKHICTHAEYDKLVKKYREVTE, encoded by the coding sequence ATGCATGTTATTTCATGCGTGCCGTTTGACGAGGCGGCCAGAAAACATCCCAATGCAGCGGCAGCACTGGATCTGCTTTACCGTCACCTCAGACAGGGCGATTTCAGTGGTCCTGACGATCTCAGGGCGCTTTATGCAAGCCTTGATCGTATGAAGTATCGCGCTAAATGGTGGGTCATTGACGTCAGTGGCAACCATTTGCGCGTGATATTCTTCGCGGATTTTGAGCGCAGCAAAATCTTCATCAAACATATCTGCACGCACGCTGAGTACGACAAGCTTGTTAAGAAATATCGGGAGGTAACCGAATGA
- a CDS encoding VOC family protein produces MSVPVPQPILDHAVINVADQLDSASARFRRLGFQLTERGHHSLGSSNHLAIFGENYLELLGYESGKGSQRADLWQSPLGLSGLVWKSSDADREFQHLERQDLDGDPPASFHRPVDLPDGTVTEARFRTVRLRPSLIPNGRSFFCQHLTPEAVWQPAWQRHPNGVRNISEFVIVAQDPAHSAQVYSRLFGAANVLACPEGAFVLRAGAATVRFASAEYAQRRFGPLPEDYDGSARMVALGFETGDLAQVRIALQAGDIAFQEHPEAIVVESGEGFNLALRFT; encoded by the coding sequence ATGTCTGTTCCGGTTCCGCAACCGATTCTGGATCACGCGGTGATTAACGTTGCCGACCAGCTCGACAGCGCCAGTGCGCGCTTCCGGCGGCTTGGCTTTCAGCTCACAGAACGCGGTCATCATTCGCTGGGTTCGAGCAATCATCTGGCCATCTTTGGCGAAAATTATCTTGAACTACTTGGTTATGAATCCGGTAAAGGCAGCCAGCGCGCCGATCTCTGGCAGTCGCCATTAGGATTGAGTGGCCTGGTATGGAAAAGCAGTGACGCCGACCGTGAGTTTCAGCATCTGGAACGTCAGGATCTGGATGGTGATCCACCCGCCTCTTTTCATCGCCCGGTCGATCTGCCCGACGGTACGGTAACTGAAGCGCGCTTTCGTACCGTGCGGCTGCGCCCTTCGCTGATACCCAATGGCCGCAGCTTTTTTTGCCAGCATCTGACGCCTGAAGCGGTATGGCAGCCTGCCTGGCAACGCCATCCCAATGGCGTGCGGAACATCAGTGAATTTGTCATTGTGGCGCAGGACCCGGCGCACTCGGCTCAGGTCTATAGTCGTCTCTTTGGTGCCGCAAACGTGCTTGCCTGCCCTGAAGGCGCCTTTGTCCTGCGCGCCGGTGCCGCCACAGTTCGGTTTGCATCAGCAGAGTATGCGCAACGTCGCTTTGGTCCGCTGCCCGAAGACTATGATGGTAGCGCCCGCATGGTCGCGCTGGGCTTTGAGACCGGCGATCTCGCGCAGGTCAGAATCGCATTGCAGGCAGGTGATATTGCGTTTCAGGAGCACCCTGAGGCGATTGTCGTGGAGTCAGGTGAAGGATTTAATCTGGCCCTGCGTTTTACGTGA
- a CDS encoding tyrosine-type recombinase/integrase — protein MAAFKRATGNNVITDSTITAARSAHVGRHVLIWLEQVKAASLSELDNFGDEGTVEQVMKVWVKLSLLISRRRPEIAISSLLKHVLPNIGSQPLKTLNRLRLNRLYNILIADGKKEEARRVFALTKQFLAWAEMQGYLDHSPIASMKKRDVAGRATPPRNRQLTDAEIWVFWHGLDNWALSEQARWALRLCLVSARRPDEIVQAQKGEFDLQLGLWMQGTRNKSQREHVLPISPLMRLCIEALLNAADPDSPWLVPAPRDPQQPLSKGALNQALRRMIRAPRGLGLEPFTPRDLRRTARSKLSALDTPNDVARKIMNHALEGIDRVYDTHDYLSQMRSAMNTFSDAVKQIIECESYHLLRHRYDGETLTLSNLSIMAMSR, from the coding sequence ATGGCGGCTTTTAAACGGGCAACAGGTAATAATGTGATAACAGATTCGACAATAACCGCAGCGCGTTCAGCACATGTTGGCCGTCATGTCCTTATCTGGCTGGAGCAGGTTAAAGCGGCTTCGCTGAGCGAACTGGATAATTTTGGCGATGAAGGCACGGTAGAGCAGGTGATGAAGGTCTGGGTAAAACTGTCACTGTTGATCAGCCGGCGGCGTCCTGAGATCGCCATTTCGTCTCTGCTGAAACATGTTCTGCCCAACATCGGATCGCAGCCGCTCAAAACGCTGAACCGTTTGCGCCTTAACCGGCTTTACAACATCCTGATTGCCGACGGTAAAAAGGAGGAGGCGCGTCGGGTGTTCGCGCTGACCAAACAATTTCTCGCCTGGGCCGAGATGCAGGGCTATCTCGATCATTCGCCTATTGCCTCGATGAAAAAACGGGATGTCGCAGGCCGCGCTACGCCACCGCGCAATCGGCAACTCACCGATGCGGAAATCTGGGTTTTCTGGCACGGTCTGGATAACTGGGCATTATCGGAACAGGCACGCTGGGCGCTGCGCTTATGTCTGGTCAGCGCCCGACGGCCGGATGAGATTGTGCAGGCGCAGAAAGGGGAATTCGATCTGCAGTTAGGATTGTGGATGCAGGGCACCCGTAATAAATCACAGCGCGAGCATGTGTTGCCGATTTCACCGCTGATGCGGCTGTGCATCGAAGCGTTACTTAATGCTGCCGATCCGGATTCGCCCTGGCTGGTGCCCGCACCACGCGATCCCCAACAGCCGCTGTCAAAAGGTGCGCTGAATCAGGCGCTGCGCCGGATGATCCGCGCTCCGCGTGGGCTGGGACTGGAGCCGTTTACCCCACGCGATTTGCGCCGAACCGCCCGATCAAAACTTTCAGCCCTCGACACGCCTAATGATGTCGCCCGCAAAATCATGAACCATGCGCTGGAGGGGATTGATCGGGTCTATGACACCCATGACTATCTGAGCCAGATGCGTAGCGCAATGAATACCTTTTCAGATGCGGTTAAGCAGATTATTGAATGCGAAAGTTATCATCTGCTGCGACATCGCTATGATGGCGAGACCCTCACTTTGAGCAATCTCTCCATCATGGCGATGTCACGCTAA
- the fhuE gene encoding ferric-rhodotorulic acid/ferric-coprogen receptor FhuE gives MNAFDLQDPRATGASALQRPFRFSLLAAIIASSLTHNAASAAETSTPAASDGQTLTVSASADNAVTTSPQTDYSVPVTRAGTKMLGTVRDVPQSVSIVSTQRMADQQLQSLNDVLSNTTGIHGISGDMDRTNYYARGFLIDNYMVDGIPTAFAERWNLGDAQTDMALYERVEVVRGATGLLTGPGNPSAAINMVRKHADSKAFGGTVSASYGSWNKQRYVADLSTPLSESGNIRGRMVAGWQDNNSFIERYGAKKQFFYGVIDADLTDSATLSVGYEFSQVNTDSTMWGGAPRWYTDGTQIHTRRGYNTAPDWAYNDKENRKVFVNLKQDFDNGWNLTLNGTHTDMRLDSKQIYLDGYFDRSTGAGVSSYANYPVVGGTGYNTGKRKVDAVDAFASGPYELLGRQHELMVGVNYTRQDNKYFSTFENISSESLGNFNDFNGQYPESDWTPRLPASDTQLVRQKSTYMATRLSLADPLHLILGARYTNWNRETPGGETEENNITPYGGLIYDFAENWSAYASYTSVFQPQDYRDASGAYLSPVIGKNYEAGLKSDWMDSRLTASVSVFRTELDNAGEATTQTIQGSGDVAYIGRKGVVSRGVEFEVNGALTDNWQMTFGGTRYIAENRDGSTFNPQLPQTSFNLFSSYRLPTLQQLTLGGGVNWQTHIWNDVGGPESNGTWRARQGSYALVDLFARYQVNKNLSLQGNLNNLFDKEYDTNVASSVVYGQPRNFAVTASYTF, from the coding sequence ATGAACGCTTTCGATCTTCAGGACCCCAGGGCTACAGGGGCGTCTGCGCTGCAACGCCCATTCCGATTCTCCTTACTGGCCGCCATCATCGCTTCGTCGCTGACGCATAACGCCGCCAGTGCCGCAGAAACGTCCACACCCGCTGCCAGCGATGGTCAGACGCTAACGGTCAGCGCGTCAGCCGACAATGCCGTGACAACGTCACCGCAAACGGATTACAGCGTTCCGGTTACCCGTGCTGGCACCAAAATGCTAGGCACCGTACGTGATGTGCCGCAGTCCGTCAGCATCGTCAGTACTCAGCGTATGGCCGATCAGCAGCTCCAGTCACTGAATGATGTGCTGTCCAACACCACCGGCATTCATGGTATCAGTGGCGATATGGACCGCACTAACTACTATGCGCGTGGTTTTTTGATCGACAACTACATGGTTGATGGCATTCCTACCGCCTTTGCGGAGCGCTGGAATCTGGGCGATGCTCAGACCGATATGGCGCTGTATGAGCGCGTTGAAGTGGTACGCGGGGCGACCGGGCTGTTGACCGGGCCGGGCAATCCGTCTGCTGCCATCAACATGGTGCGCAAGCACGCGGACAGCAAAGCGTTCGGTGGCACCGTTTCCGCCAGTTACGGCAGCTGGAACAAACAGCGCTACGTGGCCGATCTTTCCACGCCACTCAGTGAGTCCGGCAATATTCGTGGCCGCATGGTCGCCGGCTGGCAGGACAACAACAGTTTCATTGAGCGCTACGGTGCTAAAAAACAGTTTTTCTATGGCGTGATTGATGCCGATCTCACCGATTCTGCCACGCTGTCGGTGGGTTATGAGTTCAGCCAGGTCAATACAGACTCGACGATGTGGGGCGGCGCACCGCGCTGGTACACCGACGGCACGCAGATACATACCCGACGCGGCTATAACACGGCGCCAGACTGGGCCTACAACGATAAAGAGAACCGTAAAGTCTTTGTGAACCTGAAGCAGGACTTCGACAACGGCTGGAACCTGACGTTAAACGGCACGCACACCGATATGCGTCTGGACAGTAAGCAGATCTATCTTGATGGCTATTTTGATCGCAGCACGGGTGCGGGCGTCTCTTCCTATGCCAATTATCCTGTGGTGGGCGGAACCGGTTATAACACCGGGAAGCGCAAAGTAGATGCCGTCGATGCCTTTGCCAGCGGCCCGTATGAACTGCTGGGCCGTCAGCACGAGCTGATGGTGGGCGTCAATTATACCCGCCAGGATAACAAGTACTTCAGCACCTTTGAGAATATTTCCTCTGAGTCGCTGGGCAACTTCAACGATTTCAATGGCCAGTACCCGGAATCTGACTGGACGCCACGTCTGCCCGCCAGTGATACCCAGCTGGTTCGCCAGAAGTCGACGTACATGGCAACCCGACTGTCGCTTGCCGATCCGCTGCACCTGATCCTCGGCGCACGCTACACCAACTGGAATCGTGAAACGCCAGGCGGGGAAACGGAAGAAAATAACATCACCCCGTATGGCGGGCTGATTTATGACTTTGCTGAAAACTGGTCTGCTTATGCCAGCTATACCTCGGTGTTCCAGCCTCAGGATTATCGTGATGCCAGTGGCGCTTATCTGTCGCCGGTTATTGGGAAAAACTACGAAGCCGGGCTGAAATCTGACTGGATGGACAGTCGCCTGACTGCCTCTGTTTCTGTATTCCGCACTGAACTGGATAACGCTGGCGAGGCGACCACCCAGACCATTCAGGGTTCAGGCGATGTGGCCTACATTGGCCGTAAAGGCGTAGTGAGTCGTGGCGTCGAGTTTGAGGTCAATGGCGCATTGACCGACAACTGGCAGATGACCTTTGGCGGCACGCGCTACATAGCGGAAAACCGGGACGGCAGTACCTTTAATCCACAGTTACCGCAGACCAGTTTTAACCTGTTCAGCAGCTATCGCCTGCCGACCCTGCAGCAGCTTACGCTGGGCGGCGGCGTGAACTGGCAGACACATATCTGGAACGACGTCGGTGGACCGGAAAGCAACGGCACATGGCGCGCCCGACAGGGCAGCTATGCACTGGTTGATCTGTTTGCCCGCTATCAGGTGAACAAAAATCTGTCGCTGCAGGGCAACCTTAATAACCTGTTCGACAAAGAGTATGACACCAACGTCGCCAGCTCCGTTGTCTACGGCCAGCCACGCAACTTCGCGGTAACCGCCAGCTATACCTTCTGA
- a CDS encoding dipeptide ABC transporter ATP-binding protein encodes MSAQPLLAVNNLTLSYRRGNQWQPVVNNVSFELHAGEMVALVGESGSGKTTTAQAIMGLMAENGRREAGEIRLNGVDISQWSQKRVDSLRGARISLVPQDPGNSLNPVKTVGEQVEEILRLHLRLPAAQRKQRVIDLLTRVGLSHPEQRVRQLPHQLSGGMKQRVLIAIALALQPEIIIADEPTSALDVTVQKRILDLLDNLRQESNTAVLFVTHDLALAAQRADRIIVFRHGEIQEAGRTAQVISAPSHPYTRQLLNDAAPERPARVKPAAARFSAPAIRATGVMKSFSLGKQQRLQALNNVSFQVARGTTHALVGESGSGKTTLARIILGFETVDRGAVTLNGIVVNGLRGEAMRQLRRKIQVVYQNPFSSLDPRQTVYAIIEEPLRNFDRLNRSQRRERVEAITSRVALPLSLLSRQPHELSGGQRQRVALARALICEPEILVLDEATSALDVTVQAQILNLLQQLQAELGLTYLFITHDLATVRQIADSITVLKAGEAVEQGDVVTIFSAPQHPYTRELIGAIPPLIPLTHKESA; translated from the coding sequence ATGAGCGCTCAGCCGTTACTCGCCGTCAACAACCTGACGTTAAGCTATCGCCGCGGCAACCAGTGGCAGCCGGTGGTGAATAACGTCAGCTTCGAACTGCACGCCGGTGAGATGGTGGCACTGGTCGGCGAATCCGGTTCCGGCAAAACCACCACGGCACAAGCCATTATGGGCCTGATGGCAGAAAATGGCCGCCGCGAAGCGGGCGAAATCCGGCTCAACGGCGTTGATATCAGCCAGTGGTCACAGAAGCGCGTCGACTCGCTGCGCGGTGCGCGCATCAGCCTGGTGCCGCAGGATCCCGGCAACTCACTGAATCCGGTTAAAACTGTCGGCGAACAGGTGGAGGAGATCCTGCGCCTGCATCTGCGATTACCGGCAGCACAGCGCAAGCAAAGGGTCATTGATCTGCTGACCCGCGTCGGTCTCAGCCACCCGGAACAGCGGGTCAGGCAGTTACCACATCAGCTCTCAGGCGGCATGAAGCAGCGTGTTTTGATCGCTATCGCCCTCGCCCTGCAGCCGGAGATCATTATTGCGGATGAGCCGACCAGCGCACTGGATGTCACGGTGCAGAAGCGCATTCTCGATCTGCTGGATAACCTGCGGCAGGAGTCTAATACCGCCGTGCTGTTTGTCACCCATGACCTGGCGCTGGCAGCACAGCGTGCAGACCGCATCATTGTTTTTCGCCACGGTGAAATTCAGGAAGCGGGACGCACCGCCCAGGTCATCAGCGCGCCATCACATCCCTACACCCGTCAGTTACTGAACGATGCTGCGCCAGAGCGACCGGCCCGCGTAAAACCTGCGGCCGCCCGTTTTTCTGCTCCGGCAATTCGGGCAACCGGCGTGATGAAAAGCTTTTCGCTGGGTAAACAGCAGCGGTTACAGGCGCTGAATAACGTCAGTTTTCAGGTGGCACGTGGCACCACGCATGCGCTGGTCGGCGAATCCGGATCCGGAAAAACGACGCTGGCACGTATCATTCTGGGCTTTGAAACCGTCGATAGAGGCGCAGTGACGCTGAACGGCATTGTAGTCAATGGATTGCGCGGCGAGGCAATGCGTCAACTGCGCCGTAAGATCCAGGTTGTCTATCAGAACCCGTTTTCCTCGCTCGATCCCCGTCAGACGGTCTATGCGATTATCGAAGAACCTCTGCGTAACTTTGACCGGCTGAACCGCAGCCAGCGCCGCGAACGGGTGGAAGCGATCACCTCGCGGGTGGCACTGCCGCTCTCTCTGCTGTCACGTCAGCCGCATGAACTTTCGGGCGGTCAGCGGCAGCGTGTCGCCCTGGCGCGAGCGCTGATCTGTGAGCCTGAAATCCTGGTGCTGGACGAGGCGACGTCGGCGCTGGATGTCACGGTGCAGGCACAAATCCTCAACCTGTTGCAGCAGCTTCAGGCCGAACTGGGGCTGACTTATCTCTTTATTACGCACGATCTGGCGACTGTGCGACAGATTGCCGACAGCATCACCGTATTAAAAGCGGGCGAAGCGGTAGAGCAAGGTGACGTTGTCACGATATTCAGCGCACCTCAGCATCCCTACACGCGCGAACTGATCGGTGCGATTCCTCCGCTCATTCCGTTAACGCATAAGGAGTCAGCATGA
- a CDS encoding putative FMN-dependent luciferase-like monooxygenase has translation MSRRLGFFTRLLDNVPAKQRYQLATEQIQHAEHCGFDTAWIAQHHFHEDEGGLPSPLVFLAHAAAHTRTIRLGTAIITLPMENALRVAEDAAVLDLLSDGRLEIGLGSGGTPDSFLPFGLTSGERGAAFAENLHTLLSAWRGDSLGHPDNHLYPAAPQLAGRVWIATFSVEGAIRAGQGGHGLMLSRTQPRPAGQAGLPLDALQNPLIDAYLAALPAGIEPRILASRTAFVADSDHYARQIAEPGIRKQAAQYRGEIRGESFDDLLAQFDAHVGGIDQVARSLVQDSVLPRVTDISFQVHSAEPSHADTLRSIELIAGHIAPALRAAGEPDRRIS, from the coding sequence ATGAGCCGACGTCTCGGATTTTTTACCCGACTGCTGGATAACGTCCCGGCTAAACAGCGCTATCAGTTGGCCACTGAGCAGATTCAGCATGCCGAGCACTGTGGCTTTGATACGGCATGGATTGCTCAACATCACTTTCATGAGGATGAGGGCGGACTGCCTTCGCCACTGGTTTTTCTGGCGCACGCCGCCGCCCATACCCGCACCATACGGCTCGGCACTGCCATCATCACGCTACCGATGGAAAATGCACTACGGGTCGCAGAAGATGCCGCAGTACTGGATTTGCTGTCGGACGGACGGCTGGAGATCGGGCTGGGTTCGGGCGGCACGCCGGACTCGTTTTTACCCTTTGGGCTGACGTCTGGCGAACGCGGCGCGGCATTTGCAGAAAATCTGCATACGCTGCTTAGTGCCTGGCGCGGTGATTCGCTGGGTCATCCTGATAATCATCTTTATCCTGCCGCGCCGCAGCTCGCCGGACGCGTGTGGATCGCCACCTTTTCGGTTGAGGGCGCAATCCGTGCCGGCCAGGGCGGACACGGTCTGATGCTGTCGCGCACCCAGCCACGGCCAGCAGGCCAGGCCGGACTTCCGCTCGATGCGCTGCAGAATCCGCTGATTGATGCCTATCTCGCGGCACTTCCGGCGGGAATTGAGCCGCGTATTCTTGCCTCCCGCACTGCATTTGTCGCGGATTCAGACCACTACGCGCGTCAGATCGCTGAACCGGGCATTCGCAAGCAGGCTGCTCAGTACCGTGGCGAAATACGCGGGGAAAGCTTTGATGACCTGCTGGCACAGTTTGATGCCCATGTTGGCGGCATCGATCAGGTCGCGCGCTCGCTGGTGCAGGACAGCGTGCTGCCTCGCGTCACCGACATCTCATTCCAGGTGCATTCAGCAGAGCCTTCGCATGCCGATACGCTGCGCTCGATTGAGCTGATTGCCGGACATATTGCGCCCGCACTTCGTGCTGCTGGCGAACCAGACAGGAGAATTTCATGA
- the pagP gene encoding lipid IV(A) palmitoyltransferase PagP, with amino-acid sequence MRKTSTLKALMMTTTVLTAFTAHAATLVQNVSAGWESFSDKVATTWQQPEGIDFYLPAITWHNRATYDREHINKYNERPWGAGGGISRYDEKGNWNGIYLMAFKDSFNKWEPFGGYGWVATWRPLADQNFHWGAGYTAGVTARHNWDYIPVPALLPLASIGYGDLDFQMTYIPGTHNNGNVYFAWLRYHF; translated from the coding sequence ATGCGCAAAACTTCAACTCTTAAAGCGCTGATGATGACAACCACCGTTCTCACTGCTTTTACAGCTCACGCCGCCACACTGGTTCAGAATGTCAGCGCAGGCTGGGAAAGCTTCAGTGATAAGGTTGCCACAACATGGCAGCAGCCAGAGGGAATCGACTTTTATCTGCCTGCGATTACGTGGCACAACCGTGCCACGTACGATCGGGAACACATCAATAAATATAATGAAAGGCCCTGGGGCGCAGGCGGGGGGATTTCCCGCTACGATGAAAAAGGCAACTGGAACGGCATCTATTTAATGGCGTTCAAAGACTCCTTCAATAAATGGGAGCCCTTTGGAGGTTATGGCTGGGTAGCCACATGGCGTCCGCTGGCTGACCAGAATTTTCACTGGGGTGCAGGTTACACGGCAGGCGTTACCGCCCGGCATAACTGGGACTATATACCGGTGCCTGCGTTGCTGCCGCTGGCCTCAATCGGCTATGGCGATCTCGATTTCCAGATGACCTACATACCGGGTACGCATAATAACGGTAACGTCTATTTTGCCTGGCTGCGCTACCACTTCTGA
- a CDS encoding helix-turn-helix domain-containing protein, whose translation MNTEAIRLSNQLAEAVPLLAGSNQRHDYQEALELVEYLIEHEPDNPLVDLLCARIAHYEDNDPAMADFNSRQREISTGPGVLRVLIEQHNLSLSDFENEIGKKSLVSRILSGDRQLTVSHIRALCARFGLSPSLFF comes from the coding sequence ATGAATACTGAAGCTATCAGGCTGTCAAACCAGCTGGCAGAAGCGGTGCCGCTGCTGGCCGGCAGCAACCAGCGACATGATTATCAAGAAGCACTGGAACTGGTCGAATACCTTATTGAACATGAGCCGGATAATCCGCTGGTAGATTTGCTTTGTGCCCGCATTGCTCATTATGAAGATAATGATCCTGCGATGGCCGACTTCAATAGCCGCCAGCGTGAAATCAGCACCGGACCTGGCGTTCTGAGGGTATTGATCGAGCAGCACAACCTCAGCCTGAGTGACTTCGAAAATGAAATTGGCAAAAAGTCTCTGGTCAGCCGAATCCTCAGCGGCGATCGTCAGTTGACCGTGTCACACATACGGGCGTTGTGCGCGCGATTTGGCCTGTCACCATCGTTGTTTTTTTGA
- a CDS encoding alkylhydroperoxidase domain protein, which produces MSQPDDLIATLADIDPDSGLAHARQTRHAATRHAQGSYEVLFSQGDDDFPLTERRLLAAKVADWHGQPGLQAHYQPQQPVPDSDRISAALNFAHRLTFEPVAATPADLEALKQAGWSPRGIVTLAQLVAFVSFQSRLITGLRSLQGHEAAVEAAPVVAGHWHEALQTASGKTALTAFTQLELGWEPWLPARPLAEFSEEEQATLAKFGHTDSDYFRLLGRNLPLLEQRTLTDKGIFYTAGGLPRAERELAATVVSKVNGCIYCASVHARKASQLSKQDDAVQKLLNVAPGAVLSHGHTARWQAIIAFSAALSLTPAQPARSQIAALREQGLDTLDLLDLIQSTAFFAWANRLMLTLGEPFLPEKQG; this is translated from the coding sequence ATGAGTCAACCTGACGATTTGATTGCCACACTGGCCGATATCGACCCCGATTCCGGACTGGCCCACGCGCGCCAGACACGCCACGCCGCGACGCGCCATGCCCAGGGCAGCTACGAGGTGCTGTTCAGCCAGGGCGATGACGATTTTCCGTTAACCGAGCGGCGCCTTCTGGCGGCAAAGGTCGCAGACTGGCATGGACAGCCTGGTCTGCAGGCGCACTATCAGCCGCAGCAGCCCGTGCCCGATAGTGATCGGATTAGTGCCGCGCTGAATTTCGCGCATCGCCTCACCTTCGAGCCGGTTGCCGCCACACCTGCCGATCTGGAGGCGCTGAAGCAGGCGGGCTGGAGTCCGCGTGGCATTGTCACGCTGGCGCAACTGGTGGCGTTCGTCAGTTTTCAGAGCCGTTTAATCACAGGCCTGCGCAGCCTGCAGGGCCATGAAGCAGCGGTTGAAGCTGCACCGGTCGTCGCCGGTCACTGGCATGAGGCACTGCAGACCGCCAGCGGCAAAACGGCGCTGACCGCGTTTACGCAGCTGGAACTCGGCTGGGAACCGTGGCTGCCCGCCAGACCGCTGGCTGAATTCAGTGAGGAGGAGCAGGCGACGCTGGCAAAATTCGGTCACACCGATTCCGACTATTTCCGTCTGCTGGGGCGTAACCTGCCGCTGCTGGAGCAGCGTACCCTGACCGACAAAGGCATTTTCTATACCGCTGGCGGGCTGCCGCGCGCCGAGCGTGAGCTGGCCGCCACGGTGGTCAGTAAGGTCAACGGCTGTATTTATTGCGCCTCGGTTCATGCGCGTAAAGCCAGCCAGCTTTCGAAGCAGGATGACGCAGTACAGAAGCTGCTGAATGTTGCGCCCGGCGCAGTGTTATCCCACGGACACACTGCCCGCTGGCAGGCGATCATTGCCTTTTCGGCAGCGCTGTCGCTGACCCCTGCGCAACCTGCCCGGTCGCAGATCGCTGCACTGCGTGAGCAGGGCCTGGATACGCTCGACCTGCTCGACCTGATTCAGTCCACCGCCTTCTTTGCCTGGGCCAATCGCCTGATGCTGACGCTGGGCGAGCCTTTTCTGCCGGAAAAACAGGGATAA